A region from the Rosa rugosa chromosome 6, drRosRugo1.1, whole genome shotgun sequence genome encodes:
- the LOC133717170 gene encoding histone-lysine N-methyltransferase, H3 lysine-9 specific SUVH1 codes for MESLNGIDKSRVLDVKPLRTLMPVFPTGAQAPNFGCMPPFGHTPNGFSPFFPFSAPPQATQHSPDLNHVSPPGMQTPAGHMPAPLRSYRAPNPSGALPHDFPEDSNGDGESSMGGTANEDGYFDGHKDVAPHRGSSSSRKKTNRASSSRKKVKKSGDADALIFVGNKGSSVNFVSLISPVQLEDGNRELVNYVLMNFDALRRRICQIEDTKEKNTDTIKRADLKAGNIAMTKKVRTNMRRRIGVVPGVEIGDIFFFRMEMCVVGLHAPSMAGIDYMTLKGDLEKDPIALSIVSSGGYEDETDSSDVLIYSGQGGNTNNKDKQVAVSDQKLERGNLALERSLQRGNEVRVIRGLKDDTTLNSKVYVYDGLYKIQESWTERGKSGGNMFKYKLVRVPGQPDAFSVLQTIRKWKDGLSSRAGLVLPDLTSGAERIPVSLVNEVDNEKGPAYFTYFPSLKYSKSFTLTQPSLGCKCRSACLPGDMNCSCIQKNEGEFPYTGNGILVSRKQLVHECGATCPCPPNCKNRVSQSGVKVRLEVFRTKDRGWGLRSWDSIRAGTFICEYAGEVIDEVKFKNKGDEGETDEYIFDTRRDYDSFKWNYEPGLLDEDSPNDSVEDYSIPYPLIISAKNAGNVARFINHGCSPNVFWQPVLYEQNNQSFLHIAFFAIRHIPPLTELTYDYGISMSDEAANNNGLHRKKKCLCGSSKCRGYFG; via the coding sequence ATGGAATCTCTGAATGGTATTGATAAGTCGAGGGTTTTGGATGTTAAACCTCTGCGTACTTTGATGCCGGTGTTCCCAACCGGCGCTCAGGCCCCTAACTTTGGCTGCATGCCTCCCTTTGGGCATACCCCTAATGGGTTCTCTCCATTTTTCCCATTTAGTGCACCACCACAAGCCACTCAACACTCACCTGATCTCAATCATGTGAGTCCTCCCGGAATGCAAACACCAGCTGGTCACATGCCGGCTCCACTTCGGTCGTATAGAGCCCCGAACCCATCTGGAGCACTGCCTCATGACTTTCCGGAGGATTCCAACGGAGACGGGGAGTCGTCAATGGGTGGGACGGCCAATGAAGATGGGTATTTTGATGGTCATAAGGACGTGGCTCCTCATCGTGGTTCTAGTTCATCTCGAAAGAAGACCAACAGAGCTAGTTCATCTCGAAAGAAGGTTAAGAAAAGTGGAGATGCTGATGCATTGATCTTTGTTGGAAACAAAGGATCGAGCGTGAACTTTGTTTCTTTGATCAGTCCAGTTCAACTAGAAGATGGTAACAGGGAGTTGGTTAATTATGTACTCATGAATTTTGATGCACTCCGGAGAAGGATCTGCCAGATTGAAGATACCAAGGAAAAGAACACCGACACCATTAAGCGTGCAGATTTAAAAGCTGGTAATATTGCAATGACCAAAAAGGTTCGAACAAACATGAGGAGGAGAATTGGAGTTGTCCCTGGAGTTGAGATTGGGgacattttctttttcagaaTGGAAATGTGTGTGGTGGGATTGCATGCTCCATCAATGGCTGGTATTGATTACATGACTCTCAAGGGTGATTTGGAAAAAGATCCCATCGCCTTGAGCATTGTTTCTTCAGGAGGCTACGAGGATGAAACAGATAGCAGCGATGTCTTGATATATAGTGGTCAGGGTGGGAATACCAACAACAAAGATAAGCAGGTGGCTGTCTCTGATCAGAAGCTTGAAAGGGGTAATCTTGCTCTTGAGAGAAGCTTGCAACGTGGCAATGAAGTAAGAGTGATTCGAGGGTTGAAAGATGATACTACTCTTAATTCCAAGGTCTATGTCTATGATGGCCTGTACAAAATCCAAGAGTCATGGACGGAGAGGGGAAAATCTGGTGGCAATATGTTCAAGTACAAGTTAGTGAGGGTGCCTGGACAGCCTGATGCCTTTTCAGTTCTGCAAACAATCCGAAAGTGGAAGGACGGTTTATCATCGAGGGCTGGACTTGTTCTTCCAGACCTCACTTCAGGGGCTGAACGTATACCTGTTTCCCTTGTAAATGAAGTTGATAACGAGAAGGGGCCCGCTTATTTCACGTATTTCCCTTCGCTCAAGTATTCTAAATCTTTCACTTTAACACAGCCTTCTCTCGGTTGCAAATGCCGTAGTGCATGCCTCCCAGGTGATATGAATTGCTCTTGCATTCAGAAAAATGAAGGTGAATTTCCTTACACTGGTAATGGGATTCTAGTCAGCCGTAAACAGTTGGTGCATGAATGTGGTGCTACATGTCCATGCCCTCCTAACTGCAAAAACCGGGTATCCCAAAGTGGTGTAAAAGTGCGCTTGGAAGTGTTTAGGACAAAGGATAGGGGCTGGGGCCTACGGTCGTGGGATTCTATTCGTGCTGGTACTTTTATTTGTGAGTATGCTGGTGAAGTTATAGATGAAGTGAAATTCAAAAATAAAGGGGATGAAGGTGAAACTGATGAGTATATTTTTGATACAAGGCGCGATTATGACTCCTTTAAGTGGAATTATGAACCTGGCTTACTAGATGAGGATAGTCCTAATGATTCTGTTGAGGATTATAGCATCCCATATCCCCTTATCATAAGTGCCAAGAATGCTGGGAATGTAGCTCGATTCATCAATCACGGTTGTTCACCAAATGTTTTTTGGCAACCAGTTCTATATGAACAGAACAATCAGTCTTTTCTCCATATTGCTTTTTTTGCCATCAGACACATTCCCCCTTTGACAGAACTGACATATGATTATGGGATTTCAATGTCTGATGAAGCGGCCAATAACAATGGCCTCCATAGGAAAAAGAAATGTTTATGTGGATCCTCAAAATGCCGGGGTTATTTTGGCTGA